From the Manihot esculenta cultivar AM560-2 chromosome 3, M.esculenta_v8, whole genome shotgun sequence genome, one window contains:
- the LOC110612421 gene encoding sugar transport protein 8 codes for MVDIERVVPVDFPWKITVYVIFCWVLAAFGGLMFGYDIGISGGVTAMDDFLKKFFPSVYERKQHAIEDNYCKYDNQYLQLFTSSLYLAALLSSFVASSVCEKFGRKPTIFVASLFFLAGAGLSSGAQYLWMLIIGRVLLGCGVGFGNEAVPLFLSEIAPVQHRGAVNILFQLFVTIGILIANLVNYGTSKSHPNGWRISLGLAGTPALVLFIGSLIIPETPSSLIEHGKEGKGLKALKQIRGVDDVDAEFKQIQSACEIAREVKNPFKNIMKRSSIPPLVIAVLMQVFQQFTGINAIMFYAPVLFQTVGFKNDASLLSSVITGLVNVISTLVSVYAVDKIGRRKLLLQACVQMFISQVAIGLILILKLSATGTLSKPLAIIVVCLVCLYVMSFAWSWGPLGWLIPSETFPLETRTAGFAFAVSSNMLFTFLIAQAFLSMLCHMKAGIFFFFAAWIIIMGLFVVKLLPETKNVPIDLMAENVWKKHPVWSKFMD; via the exons atggTCGACATTGAGAGAGTTGTTCCTGTGGATTTTCCATGGAAGATTActgtttatgtgattttttgttGGGTTCTTGCAGCCTTTGGTGGCTTAATGTTCGGTTATGATATTGGAATTTCAG GTGGAGTGACAGCCATGGatgattttttgaaaaaattcttTCCATCTGTCTATGAGAGAAAACAGCATGCTATTGAAGACAATTATTGCAAATATGACAATCAATATCTTCAGCTCTTCACGTCATCACTCTATTTGGCTGCCCTTTTATCCAGTTTCGTTGCTTCCAGTGTGTGCGAAAAATTTGGTAGAAAGCCCACAATTTTTGTTGCATCGTTATTTTTCTTGGCGGGGGCTGGCCTGAGCTCTGGTGCTCAATACCTTTGGATGCTCATTATTGGCAGGGTTCTCCTTGGTTGTGGTGTAGGATTTGGAAATGAG GCTGTTCCTCTATTCCTGTCAGAGATAGCACCAGTTCAGCATCGTGGGGCTGTGAACATTCTGTTCCAGCTATTTGTCACCATAGGAATCTTGATAGCAAATCTTGTCAATTATGGCACTTCAAAGTCTCACCCAAATGGATGGAGAATTTCCCTGGGGCTTGCAGGCACTCCAGCCTTGGTCCTATTTATAGGCTCCTTAATCATCCCTGAAACTCCATCGAGCCTAATTGAGCATGGAAAAGAAGGCAAAGGATTAAAGGCACTTAAGCAGATTAGAGGAGTCGACGATGTTGATGCTGAGTTCAAGCAAATTCAATCTGCCTGTGAGATAGCCAGGGAAGTTAAGAATCCATttaagaacatcatgaaacgaTCCAGTATCCCCCCGCTAGTTATTGCAGTTCTCATGCAAGTGTTTCAGCAGTTTACAGGAATCAATGCTATAATGTTTTACGCACCTGTTTTGTTCCAAACTGTTGGATTCAAGAATGATGCTTCTCTTCTGTCCTCTGTGATCACTGGGTTAGTCAATGTGATTAGTACATTGGTCTCGGTTTATGCTGTGGATAAGATTGGGAGGAGAAAATTGCTGCTTCAAGCCTGTGTCCAGATGTTTATTAGTCAGGTTGCTATTGGGcttattttaatattgaaattGTCAGCTACAGGAACGCTTTCAAAACCACTGGCAATCATTGTTGTGTGCCTCGTTTGCTTGTATGTTATGTCGTTCGCATGGTCATGGGGTCCTCTGGGCTGGTTGATACCAAGTGAAACATTCCCTCTAGAGACCAGAACTGCTGGGTTTGCTTTTGCAGTTAGCTCAAACATGCTCTTCACTTTCCTCATAGCTCAGGCTTTCTTATCAATGCTTTGTCACATGAAAGCCGGTATATTCTTCTTCTTCGCCGCCTGGATAATAATCATGGGGTTGTTCGTCGTGAAACTGTTGCCCGAGACCAAGAATGTACCGATTGATCTCATGGCTGAAAATGTCTGGAAGAAGCATCCAGTCTGGAGTAAATTCATGGATTGA
- the LOC110612423 gene encoding mavicyanin — MQFRTMALVKRSVVLVLMMPLFQVMNAAIYKVGDSAGWTTIGNIDYKQWSATKTFQVGDIIVFEYNSQFHNVMRVTHAMYRACNASAPFATYTTGNDSITIKTRGHHFFFCGVPGHCQAGQKVDINVPHHQEVIAPTPASSSSSSSTFSPAVPAARIPGPSTSNAISFMPSDNLAFGVAVLATLGFSFA; from the exons ATGCAGTTCAGAACCATGGCTTTGGTGAAGAGAAGTGTGGTTTTGGTATTGATGATGCCATTGTTTCAGGTGATGAATGCAGCTATCTACAAGGTTGGGGACTCAGCTGGTTGGACCACTATTGGTAATATTGACTACAAACAATGGTCTGCTACTAAGACCTTTCAAGTTGGTGACATTATTG TTTTTGAGTACAATTCTCAATTTCACAACGTGATGCGAGTAACACACGCCATGTACAGGGCATGCAATGCGTCAGCCCCTTTTGCAACTTATACCACAGGCAACGATTCAATCACCATAAAAACTCGTGGCCACCATTTCTTTTTCTGCGGTGTCCCTGGCCATTGCCAAGCTGGTCAGAAGGTTGACATTAACGTCCCTCACCATCAAGAAGTCATAGCTCCAActcctgcttcttcttcttcatcatcttctACGTTCTCTCCCGCAGTTCCTGCTGCCAGAATTCCAGGCCCCTCTACCAGCAATGCCATTTCATTCATGCCTTCGGATAATCTTGCTTTCGGTGTTGCTGTTCTGGCAACTCTTGGGTTCAGTTTTGCTTGA